A region from the Saccharomonospora azurea NA-128 genome encodes:
- a CDS encoding acyl-CoA thioesterase codes for MTYVHWEIVPTRWKDNDVYGHVNNVVHYAVMDTVINNWLIGKGGLDIHEGGVIGLCVESHCNYHASVSYPEKLSVGLRVGHLGRSSVRYEIGLHREDRSELIAQGHFVHVFVDRRTRRPVEVTGELRDALTALMAG; via the coding sequence GTGACCTACGTGCATTGGGAGATCGTGCCGACCCGGTGGAAGGACAACGACGTCTACGGGCACGTCAACAACGTCGTGCACTACGCCGTCATGGACACCGTGATCAACAACTGGCTGATCGGCAAGGGCGGTCTGGACATCCACGAGGGCGGCGTGATCGGGCTGTGCGTCGAGTCGCACTGCAACTACCACGCCTCCGTCTCCTACCCGGAGAAGTTGTCCGTGGGCCTGCGGGTCGGGCACCTCGGCCGGTCGAGCGTGCGTTACGAGATCGGCCTGCACCGGGAGGACCGCTCGGAGCTGATCGCGCAGGGCCACTTCGTGCACGTGTTCGTGGATCGGCGGACGCGGCGTCCGGTCGAGGTGACCGGGGAGCTGCGCGACGCGCTGACAGCGTTGATGGCCGGCTGA
- a CDS encoding M56 family metallopeptidase, which produces MILVGHQVAAAAVAVTVMVWLLRSRWTHAHPRPALVLWQMGGLTLVLSTVGMLFGFGLAPFRRGVFPALLDLPARWTELDVWHLGAVAAGLLLGAWLVVNQILCFRDTARARARHRLLLQLVAQPNSGALVEVDHPVAVAYCVPGRHPRIVVSAGARRLLSKAELDAVLAHERAHARERHDLVLAPFQALRRLLPSSRLLTRVCSTIELLVEMCADDRAARQHGREPLARALERFHAHGAPGTPIGALAVAGADAHVVARIHRLRQPQRAAFPLVWPLACAMLVVALATSASIFALPLQ; this is translated from the coding sequence GTGATCCTCGTGGGGCATCAGGTCGCGGCGGCGGCCGTCGCCGTGACGGTGATGGTGTGGTTGTTGCGGAGTCGCTGGACCCATGCCCACCCGCGGCCGGCTCTCGTGTTGTGGCAGATGGGTGGTCTCACGCTCGTCCTGTCCACGGTGGGCATGCTGTTCGGCTTCGGGCTCGCCCCGTTCCGGCGGGGAGTGTTCCCCGCGCTGCTCGACCTGCCCGCGCGCTGGACCGAGCTCGACGTGTGGCATCTGGGCGCCGTGGCCGCCGGGCTGCTGCTGGGGGCGTGGCTCGTGGTGAACCAGATCCTCTGCTTCCGTGACACCGCGCGGGCGCGGGCGCGGCACCGGTTGTTGTTGCAGCTCGTCGCTCAACCGAACTCGGGTGCGCTGGTGGAGGTCGACCACCCGGTGGCGGTGGCGTACTGCGTGCCGGGCAGGCATCCCCGCATCGTGGTGAGTGCGGGCGCCCGCCGTCTGCTCAGCAAGGCGGAGTTGGACGCCGTGTTGGCGCACGAACGCGCACACGCGCGCGAACGCCACGATCTGGTCCTCGCGCCGTTCCAGGCGTTGCGGCGCCTGCTGCCGTCCAGTCGACTGCTGACCCGGGTGTGTTCGACGATCGAGCTGCTCGTGGAGATGTGTGCCGACGACAGGGCCGCCCGGCAGCACGGGCGGGAGCCGTTGGCGAGGGCGTTGGAGCGGTTCCACGCCCACGGAGCCCCCGGGACGCCGATCGGGGCGTTGGCCGTGGCGGGCGCCGACGCGCACGTCGTGGCGCGGATCCACCGCTTGCGGCAGCCGCAGCGGGCGGCGTTTCCACTGGTGTGGCCGCTGGCGTGCGCGATGCTCGTGGTCGCGCTCGCAACGTCGGCGAGCATCTTCGCCCTGCCGCTCCAGTAG
- a CDS encoding BlaI/MecI/CopY family transcriptional regulator, translated as MDVARLGELERAVMEVLWARDEPVSVRAVHAALGDRGLAYTTVMTVLTRLAGKGVVQRSRQGRAWLYRPAAGREAYVAELMLEALELSGDRGSALVHFANSVTSDEADALRQALLRGVRAPGADRQGGQT; from the coding sequence GTGGACGTGGCTAGGCTCGGTGAACTGGAGCGCGCGGTGATGGAGGTGCTCTGGGCACGCGACGAGCCCGTCAGCGTGCGTGCCGTCCATGCCGCGCTCGGTGATCGCGGGCTCGCCTACACCACCGTGATGACGGTCCTGACCCGGTTGGCGGGCAAAGGAGTCGTGCAGCGCAGCCGTCAGGGGCGCGCGTGGTTGTACCGGCCCGCGGCGGGGCGGGAGGCCTACGTCGCGGAGCTGATGTTGGAGGCGCTGGAGTTGAGCGGCGACCGCGGTTCGGCGCTGGTGCACTTCGCGAACTCGGTGACCAGTGACGAGGCCGACGCGCTGCGGCAGGCGCTGCTCCGCGGGGTGCGGGCCCCGGGCGCGGACCGGCAGGGCGGGCAGACGTGA
- a CDS encoding type I restriction-modification enzyme R subunit C-terminal domain-containing protein, which yields MRSLVGLERESVVEALSEFLDDTTFSSKQIEFLRLIVDHLTQNGVMEPSVLYDPPFTDYAPSGPEVLFPSERLNQLHIRLAEINARARHVVDRSVS from the coding sequence ATCCGATCACTGGTCGGACTGGAGCGTGAGTCGGTCGTCGAGGCGCTGTCGGAGTTTCTGGACGACACGACGTTCAGCTCCAAGCAGATCGAGTTCCTCAGGCTGATCGTCGACCACCTCACCCAGAACGGGGTGATGGAGCCGAGCGTGCTCTACGACCCGCCGTTCACCGACTACGCCCCGTCCGGCCCGGAGGTGCTGTTTCCCAGCGAGCGCCTGAACCAACTCCACATCCGTCTCGCGGAGATCAACGCCCGCGCTCGGCACGTCGTAGATCGTTCGGTGAGCTGA
- a CDS encoding type I restriction-modification system subunit M N-terminal domain-containing protein, translating to MEQLTYLLFLKRLDELHTRELNRAERTGEPMRRRMFPEGADPKGRSYEDLRWSNLRNKDPRDMYTVMAEHAFPFLQTLGGAQSGDESTYAAHMRDARFTIPTPALLSKVVALLDGIDMDNRDTKGDLYEYMLGKIASAGQNGQFRTPRHIIRLMVELTEPTRDDMICDPRPRCVHPITGRTGA from the coding sequence ATGGAGCAGCTCACCTACCTGCTGTTTCTCAAGCGGCTCGACGAGTTGCACACCCGGGAGTTGAACCGCGCCGAACGCACGGGCGAGCCGATGCGGCGTCGCATGTTCCCGGAGGGCGCCGACCCCAAGGGTCGATCGTATGAGGACCTGCGCTGGTCGAACCTCCGCAACAAGGACCCGCGCGACATGTACACGGTGATGGCCGAGCACGCCTTCCCGTTCCTCCAGACGCTTGGCGGTGCACAGTCCGGCGACGAGTCCACCTATGCCGCTCACATGCGGGATGCCCGGTTCACCATCCCGACGCCCGCGCTGTTGTCCAAGGTCGTCGCGCTGCTCGACGGCATCGACATGGACAACCGCGACACCAAGGGTGACCTCTACGAGTACATGCTCGGCAAGATCGCCAGTGCTGGGCAGAACGGGCAGTTCCGCACCCCGCGTCACATCATTCGCCTGATGGTCGAACTGACCGAACCGACCCGCGACGACATGATCTGCGACCCGCGGCCTCGGTGCGTTCATCCGATCACTGGTCGGACTGGAGCGTGA